A genome region from Coffea arabica cultivar ET-39 chromosome 7e, Coffea Arabica ET-39 HiFi, whole genome shotgun sequence includes the following:
- the LOC113699032 gene encoding KH domain-containing protein At4g18375 isoform X1, with product MAGQRNSYGKRSHDYSDNGGNKRRNSGADKDTFSVGSDDTVYRYLCPAKKIGSIIGRGGEIVKQLRADTRSKIRIGETVPGCEERVVTIYSSSEETNDFDGSEERVCPAQDALFKVHEKIVTDETASDDDREETAQVVVKLLVPSDQIGCIIGKGGQIVQSIRSDTGAQIRILKDDHLPACALSSDELVQITGEAPVVRKALYQIASRLHDNPSRSQHLLASAVPNAYPSGGSLMGATAAAPVMGLTPLVGPYGGYKTESGDWSRSFYSAPRDDSSSKEFSLRLVCPTANIGGVIGKGGTIINQIRQESGAGIKVDSSAAEGDDCVISISAKEFFEDTFSPTIDAALRLQPRCSEKVERDSGLISYTTRLLVPTSRIGCLIGKGGSIITDMRKITKANIRVLTKDNLPKVAAEDDEMVQISGDLDTAKDALIQVTSRLRANLFEREGAVSAFVPVLPYVPMSTDGSDSVRYENRDAKRHGRGHSYSAGYGSSSDMQPLDGYGNYASLQGGASGTGYGAYGGYSSGRSAGSGLSGQNPVSRRKSFY from the exons ATGGCTGGACAAAGGAACAGCTACGGGAAGCGTTCTCATGACTATTCTGATAATGGAGGAAATAAAAGGAGGAATTCTGGTGCTGATAAGGACACGTTCTCTGTTGGGTCTGATGATACCGTGTACCGCTACTTGTGCCCTGCCAAAAAAATTGGGAGTATTATTGGGAGGGGTGGGGAGATTGTTAAGCAACTAAGGGCAGACACTAGATCAAAGATAAGAATTGGTGAAACAGTTCCAGGATGCGAAGAACGAGTTGTCACTATATACAGTTCCAGCGAGGAAACTAATGATTTTGATGGTTCTGAGGAGCGTGTTTGTCCAGCACAGGATGCTCTCTTTAAGGTTCATGAAAAAATTGTCACTGACGAAACAGCCAGTGATGATGACAGGGAAGAAACTGCACAAGTAGTTGTCAAGCTTCTAGTTCCATCTGACCAAATTGGATGCATAATTGGGAAGGGGGGACAAATTGTACAAAGCATCCGCAGTGATACCGGGGCACAGATTCGCATATTAAAGGATGATCATTTGCCTGCCTGTGCGTTGAGCTCTGATGAACTTGTGCAG ATAACTGGCGAAGCCCCTGTGGTAAGGAAGGCTCTTTATCAGATTGCATCTCGCCTTCATGATAATCCATCCCGATCTCAGCATTTGCTTGCATCAGCTGTTCCAAATGCATACCCATCTGGTGGGTCACTTATGGGTGCTACTGCTGCTGCTCCAGTAATGGGATTAACCCCATTGGTGGGACCCTATGGGGGATACAAGACGGAGAGTGGGGACTGGTCTCGGTCATTTTACTCTGCTCCAAGAGACGACTCATCTTCGAAGGAATTTTCTCTTAGATTGGTATGCCCAACTGCAAATATTGGTGGTGTGATTGGCAAGGGTGGTACCATTATCAATCAAATCAGACAAGAATCTGGGGCAGGCATAAAAGTTGACAGTTCAGCTGCTGAGGGAGATGATTGTGTAATATCAATTTCAGCCAAAGAG TTCTTCGAGGATACATTCTCTCCAACAATTGATGCAGCATTACGTTTGCAACCTAGGTGCAGTGAGAAAGTTGAAAGAGATTCTGGTCTTATTTCATACACTACGCGGTTACTTGTGCCAACCTCTCGAATTGGCTGCCTTATTGGAAAAGGAGGTTCAATAATTACTGACATGAGGAAAATCACAAAAGCTAATATTCGTGTACTGACCAAGGATAACCTTCCCAAAGTTGCAGCGGAGGATGATGAGATGGTGCAG ATATCGGGAGATCTTGATACTGCAAAGGATGCACTTATACAAGTTACTTCTCGGTTGAGGGCAAATCTCTTTGAAAGAGAGGGTGCTGTATCTGCATTTGTACCTGTTCTACCTTATGTTCCCATGTCAACAGATGGTTCAGATAGTGTTAGATATGAAAACAGAGATGCGAAAAGGCATGGCCGTGGACATTCTTATTCAGCAGGTTATGGTAGTTCTAGTGATATGCAACCTCTTGATGGATATGGAAATTATGCTAGTCTCCAA GGCGGTGCGAGTGGAACAGGTTATGGAGCCTATGGTGGATATTCTTCGGGACGGTCTGCTGGTTCTGG GTTATCTGGGCAGAACCCTGTTTCCAGGAGGAAAAGTTTTTACTAA
- the LOC113699032 gene encoding KH domain-containing protein At4g18375 isoform X2, whose translation MAGQRNSYGKRSHDYSDNGGNKRRNSGADKDTFSVGSDDTVYRYLCPAKKIGSIIGRGGEIVKQLRADTRSKIRIGETVPGCEERVVTIYSSSEETNDFDGSEERVCPAQDALFKVHEKIVTDETASDDDREETAQVVVKLLVPSDQIGCIIGKGGQIVQSIRSDTGAQIRILKDDHLPACALSSDELVQITGEAPVVRKALYQIASRLHDNPSRSQHLLASAVPNAYPSGGSLMGATAAAPVMGLTPLVGPYGGYKTESGDWSRSFYSAPRDDSSSKEFSLRLVCPTANIGGVIGKGGTIINQIRQESGAGIKVDSSAAEGDDCVISISAKEFFEDTFSPTIDAALRLQPRCSEKVERDSGLISYTTRLLVPTSRIGCLIGKGGSIITDMRKITKANIRVLTKDNLPKVAAEDDEMVQISGDLDTAKDALIQVTSRLRANLFEREGAVSAFVPVLPYVPMSTDGSDSVRYENRDAKRHGRGHSYSAGYGSSSDMQPLDGYGNYASLQGGASGTGYGAYGGYSSGRSAGSG comes from the exons ATGGCTGGACAAAGGAACAGCTACGGGAAGCGTTCTCATGACTATTCTGATAATGGAGGAAATAAAAGGAGGAATTCTGGTGCTGATAAGGACACGTTCTCTGTTGGGTCTGATGATACCGTGTACCGCTACTTGTGCCCTGCCAAAAAAATTGGGAGTATTATTGGGAGGGGTGGGGAGATTGTTAAGCAACTAAGGGCAGACACTAGATCAAAGATAAGAATTGGTGAAACAGTTCCAGGATGCGAAGAACGAGTTGTCACTATATACAGTTCCAGCGAGGAAACTAATGATTTTGATGGTTCTGAGGAGCGTGTTTGTCCAGCACAGGATGCTCTCTTTAAGGTTCATGAAAAAATTGTCACTGACGAAACAGCCAGTGATGATGACAGGGAAGAAACTGCACAAGTAGTTGTCAAGCTTCTAGTTCCATCTGACCAAATTGGATGCATAATTGGGAAGGGGGGACAAATTGTACAAAGCATCCGCAGTGATACCGGGGCACAGATTCGCATATTAAAGGATGATCATTTGCCTGCCTGTGCGTTGAGCTCTGATGAACTTGTGCAG ATAACTGGCGAAGCCCCTGTGGTAAGGAAGGCTCTTTATCAGATTGCATCTCGCCTTCATGATAATCCATCCCGATCTCAGCATTTGCTTGCATCAGCTGTTCCAAATGCATACCCATCTGGTGGGTCACTTATGGGTGCTACTGCTGCTGCTCCAGTAATGGGATTAACCCCATTGGTGGGACCCTATGGGGGATACAAGACGGAGAGTGGGGACTGGTCTCGGTCATTTTACTCTGCTCCAAGAGACGACTCATCTTCGAAGGAATTTTCTCTTAGATTGGTATGCCCAACTGCAAATATTGGTGGTGTGATTGGCAAGGGTGGTACCATTATCAATCAAATCAGACAAGAATCTGGGGCAGGCATAAAAGTTGACAGTTCAGCTGCTGAGGGAGATGATTGTGTAATATCAATTTCAGCCAAAGAG TTCTTCGAGGATACATTCTCTCCAACAATTGATGCAGCATTACGTTTGCAACCTAGGTGCAGTGAGAAAGTTGAAAGAGATTCTGGTCTTATTTCATACACTACGCGGTTACTTGTGCCAACCTCTCGAATTGGCTGCCTTATTGGAAAAGGAGGTTCAATAATTACTGACATGAGGAAAATCACAAAAGCTAATATTCGTGTACTGACCAAGGATAACCTTCCCAAAGTTGCAGCGGAGGATGATGAGATGGTGCAG ATATCGGGAGATCTTGATACTGCAAAGGATGCACTTATACAAGTTACTTCTCGGTTGAGGGCAAATCTCTTTGAAAGAGAGGGTGCTGTATCTGCATTTGTACCTGTTCTACCTTATGTTCCCATGTCAACAGATGGTTCAGATAGTGTTAGATATGAAAACAGAGATGCGAAAAGGCATGGCCGTGGACATTCTTATTCAGCAGGTTATGGTAGTTCTAGTGATATGCAACCTCTTGATGGATATGGAAATTATGCTAGTCTCCAA GGCGGTGCGAGTGGAACAGGTTATGGAGCCTATGGTGGATATTCTTCGGGACGGTCTGCTGGTTCTGG CTGA